A region of Bacteroidota bacterium DNA encodes the following proteins:
- a CDS encoding DUF4270 family protein, with protein MLTLDYASYYGDTTATHCVSVYRLTEPIRNNRNYYSNQQFHHLNIPVGKKMNFGKKTR; from the coding sequence GTGCTAACTTTAGATTATGCTAGCTATTACGGCGATACCACTGCCACACATTGTGTTTCTGTTTATCGTTTAACAGAACCGATTCGCAATAACAGAAATTATTATTCGAATCAGCAATTTCATCACCTCAATATTCCTGTCGGCAAAAAAATGAATTTTGGCAAAAAAACGCGATAG